One genomic region from Spirulina subsalsa PCC 9445 encodes:
- the thiC gene encoding phosphomethylpyrimidine synthase codes for MRKEWVAKRHGQGNVTQMHYARQEVVTEEMHYVAQRENLPVDLIREEVARGRMIIPANINHTNLEPMCIGIASQCKVNANIGASPNSSNLEEEVAKLNLAVKYGADTVMDLSTGGGDLDTIRRAIINASPVPIGTVPIYQALESVHGKIENLTPDDFLHIIDKHAQQGVDYMTIHAGILIEYLPLVKNRITGIVSRGGGIIARWMLHHHKQNPLYTHFDDIIEIFKKHDVSFSLGDSLRPGCVHDASDEAQLAELKTLGQLTRRAWEQDVQVMVEGPGHVPMDQIEFNVKKQMEECSEAPFYVLGPLVTDIAPGYDHITSAIGAAMAGWYGTAMLCYVTPKEHLGLPDAEDVRNGLIAYKIAAHAADIARHRPGARERDDQLSAARYNFDWNRQFELSLDPDRAREYHDETLPADIYKTAEFCSMCGPKFCPMQTKVDADALTELEKFLAREQETVAQR; via the coding sequence ATGCGTAAAGAATGGGTTGCTAAACGGCACGGTCAGGGTAACGTGACACAGATGCACTATGCCCGTCAAGAGGTTGTGACCGAAGAAATGCACTATGTCGCCCAACGAGAAAACCTGCCTGTAGATTTAATTCGGGAAGAAGTGGCGAGAGGTCGGATGATTATTCCGGCGAATATTAACCACACCAATCTAGAACCGATGTGCATTGGCATTGCTTCTCAGTGTAAAGTGAACGCCAATATTGGGGCTTCTCCTAACTCTTCTAATTTAGAGGAAGAAGTGGCGAAACTCAATCTCGCGGTGAAGTATGGGGCCGATACAGTGATGGATTTATCCACCGGAGGGGGGGATTTAGATACCATTCGTCGGGCGATTATTAATGCTTCTCCGGTGCCGATTGGTACAGTGCCGATTTACCAGGCGCTTGAAAGTGTGCATGGGAAGATTGAAAACCTTACCCCGGATGATTTTCTGCACATTATCGACAAACACGCTCAACAGGGCGTAGATTACATGACAATTCACGCGGGGATTTTAATTGAATATCTGCCGTTGGTGAAAAACCGGATTACCGGGATTGTGTCCCGGGGGGGTGGGATTATTGCCCGTTGGATGCTGCATCACCACAAGCAGAATCCTCTCTATACTCATTTTGATGACATCATTGAGATTTTTAAAAAACATGATGTTTCTTTTAGTTTAGGAGATTCTCTCCGTCCGGGTTGTGTTCATGATGCGTCAGATGAAGCCCAGTTAGCGGAATTGAAGACGCTGGGTCAATTGACTCGCCGGGCCTGGGAACAGGATGTTCAGGTGATGGTGGAAGGGCCCGGTCATGTGCCGATGGATCAGATTGAGTTTAATGTGAAAAAACAGATGGAGGAGTGTTCTGAGGCACCTTTCTATGTTCTGGGTCCGTTGGTGACGGATATTGCACCGGGTTATGATCATATTACGTCGGCGATTGGGGCCGCAATGGCGGGCTGGTATGGGACGGCGATGTTGTGTTATGTCACGCCGAAGGAGCATTTAGGGCTACCGGATGCGGAGGATGTGCGCAATGGTTTGATTGCCTATAAAATCGCGGCTCATGCGGCGGATATTGCTCGCCATCGTCCGGGTGCGCGGGAGCGGGATGATCAGCTTTCGGCGGCGCGTTATAATTTCGACTGGAATCGTCAGTTTGAATTATCGTTAGACCCAGACCGGGCGCGGGAATATCATGATGAGACGCTTCCGGCGGATATTTACAAGACGGCGGAGTTTTGTTCGATGTGTGGGCCGAAGTTCTGTCCGATGCAGACGAAAGTAGATGCGGATGCGTTGACGGAGTTAGAGAAGTTCTTAGCAAGGGAACAGGAAACGGTGGCTCAACGGTAG
- a CDS encoding META domain-containing protein: MNRFKAFWGFWFILIGIGLGLNTLSRSGWAEEPINQEINEEELLETPLAIPEISLPGTSWRLILWGTSNQLKQPLSRTEITANFTQNKITGSGSCNQYNTSYREDNNRLTVSPPASTRKACSLDIIQQEAAYLRALERAESYAITSQQELRISFKTDEGLGVMIFAPQAIPAL, encoded by the coding sequence ATGAATAGATTTAAAGCGTTTTGGGGGTTCTGGTTTATTTTAATAGGGATAGGTTTAGGCCTTAACACTCTGTCCCGGAGCGGATGGGCAGAAGAACCAATCAATCAGGAGATCAATGAAGAGGAACTATTAGAAACGCCTCTTGCTATTCCGGAAATTTCTTTGCCGGGTACGAGTTGGCGTTTAATTTTATGGGGAACGTCAAACCAACTTAAACAACCTTTAAGTCGCACAGAAATTACAGCAAACTTTACACAAAATAAAATTACAGGATCAGGGAGTTGTAATCAGTATAATACCAGTTATCGGGAGGACAATAATCGTTTAACGGTGAGTCCTCCGGCTTCCACTCGTAAGGCTTGTTCTCTCGATATTATTCAGCAAGAAGCGGCTTATTTGAGAGCATTAGAACGGGCGGAAAGTTATGCGATTACGTCCCAACAGGAGTTAAGGATTTCCTTTAAGACCGATGAAGGGCTAGGCGTAATGATTTTTGCCCCCCAAGCTATTCCCGCCTTATAG
- a CDS encoding PAS domain S-box protein: protein MVTAMILKRHPRVQKLPLQVVLVVPFVLQLLATVGLVGYLSYSSGQRAIADLADQLMQQAGHRVLEYLETYLATPPLINRLNADAVVLGEIDPQNSTQLHPFLFRRLQQFPQVASVLFGRPNGTLDGFHRDITAGGALQKVVADLENPQEIRVYPLNEMGQSVGLPQTVTPFRLDERPWYKAAVESDQMGWSDIFQLGQYPSLGIGAYLPLKDSATGELLGVFSVSLSLLEMNGFLQRLPLSPSSVIVITDAQGLLVASSTSESPFQLVNPGKPPQLKRITPPESPHPIIAQFSGTLDSSCTLDRTCVVKMVGDRHFVLQRRYQNPQHPDLNWTISIIIPERDFMAEISENRRQTVVLCSIALLISLLFAVITTRWIIQPLQELDEQVQKWSHGELPPLSSPEGFGVIRTLTQSFGKLGLQLAETLTALQTSEQKFSILLDSVPLGVSVFDGQGQLILINQTGEQILGQGKADVPLDQLSQQYRLYRAGTDEWYPAQKIPVYLALQGKTVHVEDMELERDGQRVALDILTVPVQDPKTGEVLYVINAFQDITDRKQADQLLHNYNQTLSQAVQERTHQLTTSEQRYRLLTENLADLISLHGPDRRFHYLSPIFYCMTGYHPADYLGGDPKDLIHPQDLPAATEAWKRVQKTNRSVTFTGRVQHRNGHYVWVESKLQPLRDRTTGQLEEIIIISRDVSDRILADQKLRESEARFRSAFEDAGIGMAITRLDGQVLRANPPLCQILGYSERELLQMNFADYSHPEDLAQEYPLLEQLERGKIQTYQLEKRYFCRQGRVIWVLVSVSLVRNDQQVPLYHLVQIQNINALKTAQLELTRAKEAAEAANQAKSTFLASMSHELRTPLNAILGYPQLLINSPHLSPQEREFIQIIERSGNYLLSLINQVLELSKIEAGSSTLNLQACDVKALLDDIKQMLKIQAEAKGLLLQFHLAPNLPACVKTDEVKLRQVLINLLGNALKFTQQGQVTLSVTVTHTTPPRLNFAVTDTGLGIAPDTQQKLFQAFVQGDQTPGFQEGTGLGLAISQKFVKLLGGTITVESEPGKGSCFQFEINAESLTCPTLPPESLSPLTSLAPTETTYRILVVDDNRVNRQLLVAMLKPLGLEVQEAEDGYEAIALWQSWQPHLVFMDLQMPKLDGYGAIAQMQTLPHSPTAKIIAVTASAFEEDKTMALQAGFHAFIRKPFQKQQIINMLQHQLNLEFLPPTPPTPPPPPLLTPILLAQVPRDWVLDLKEALYSGDINLMKHLTNTLQEDYPDTAQAIHHLIDDFQFQQLLDTIDITLDPP, encoded by the coding sequence ATGGTCACAGCTATGATTCTCAAGCGTCATCCCCGAGTCCAAAAACTGCCGTTACAGGTGGTGTTAGTCGTTCCCTTTGTGTTGCAATTGCTGGCAACGGTGGGGTTGGTGGGGTATTTGTCCTATAGTAGTGGACAGCGTGCGATCGCCGATTTAGCCGATCAACTCATGCAGCAAGCGGGTCATCGTGTTTTAGAGTATTTAGAAACCTATTTAGCCACCCCGCCCCTGATTAATCGTCTCAATGCTGATGCTGTAGTTTTGGGTGAGATAGATCCCCAAAACTCAACCCAACTCCATCCTTTTCTCTTCCGACGCTTACAGCAGTTTCCCCAAGTCGCTAGTGTTCTCTTCGGTCGTCCCAATGGTACCCTAGACGGCTTTCATCGGGATATTACCGCAGGGGGAGCATTACAAAAAGTAGTTGCTGATCTCGAAAACCCTCAAGAAATCCGGGTCTATCCCCTCAATGAGATGGGTCAATCGGTGGGTTTACCCCAAACTGTAACACCTTTTAGGCTTGATGAGCGACCTTGGTATAAAGCGGCGGTAGAAAGTGATCAGATGGGGTGGAGTGATATCTTCCAACTTGGTCAATATCCCTCCTTGGGCATCGGCGCCTATCTTCCCCTGAAGGATTCCGCCACGGGAGAACTGTTGGGGGTGTTTTCCGTTAGTCTCAGTTTGTTGGAGATGAACGGCTTTTTACAACGTTTACCCCTGAGTCCATCGAGTGTAATTGTGATCACTGATGCTCAAGGGTTGTTAGTGGCTAGTTCTACCTCAGAATCTCCCTTTCAATTGGTGAATCCGGGTAAACCTCCCCAACTTAAACGGATTACTCCCCCAGAGAGTCCCCATCCGATTATTGCTCAGTTTTCTGGGACTCTAGATTCCTCTTGTACTCTAGATCGGACTTGTGTGGTGAAGATGGTGGGCGATCGCCATTTTGTCCTACAACGTCGTTATCAAAACCCCCAACATCCCGATTTAAACTGGACGATCAGCATTATTATCCCAGAACGGGATTTTATGGCAGAAATTAGCGAAAATCGTCGTCAAACGGTGGTTTTATGCAGTATTGCTCTATTAATCTCCCTATTATTTGCTGTCATTACTACGCGCTGGATTATTCAACCGTTACAAGAATTAGATGAACAAGTCCAAAAATGGAGCCACGGAGAACTCCCCCCCCTTTCCTCCCCGGAAGGATTTGGGGTGATTCGCACCCTGACCCAATCCTTTGGCAAACTGGGGTTACAATTGGCGGAAACCCTCACGGCACTCCAAACCAGTGAGCAAAAATTCTCCATCTTGTTGGATAGTGTTCCCTTGGGGGTCAGTGTCTTTGATGGTCAAGGCCAACTGATTTTAATTAATCAAACCGGAGAGCAAATTTTAGGCCAAGGTAAAGCCGATGTTCCCTTAGATCAACTGTCCCAACAGTATCGGCTCTATCGCGCCGGAACCGATGAATGGTACCCCGCCCAAAAAATCCCCGTCTACCTCGCCCTGCAAGGGAAAACCGTTCATGTGGAAGATATGGAACTTGAGCGTGATGGGCAACGAGTAGCGTTAGATATTCTCACGGTGCCGGTGCAAGATCCCAAGACGGGAGAGGTGTTATATGTGATTAATGCGTTCCAAGATATTACCGACCGCAAACAAGCGGATCAATTGCTGCATAACTACAACCAAACCTTGAGCCAAGCGGTACAAGAACGCACCCACCAACTCACCACCAGTGAACAACGATATCGCCTGTTAACGGAAAATCTGGCGGATTTGATTTCCTTACATGGCCCGGATCGGCGGTTTCATTATCTGTCTCCTATCTTCTACTGTATGACGGGCTATCATCCTGCTGACTATCTCGGAGGAGATCCTAAAGATTTAATTCACCCTCAAGATTTACCTGCTGCCACTGAGGCCTGGAAACGGGTGCAAAAGACCAATCGCAGTGTCACCTTTACCGGACGAGTCCAACACCGCAACGGTCATTATGTCTGGGTGGAGTCCAAACTGCAACCTCTACGCGATCGCACCACCGGACAACTCGAAGAAATTATCATCATTTCTCGGGATGTGAGCGATCGCATTCTAGCGGATCAAAAACTGCGAGAAAGTGAAGCCCGCTTTCGCAGTGCCTTTGAAGATGCAGGCATTGGTATGGCTATCACCCGCTTAGATGGTCAGGTGTTGCGAGCGAATCCCCCCCTCTGTCAAATCCTCGGCTACAGTGAAAGGGAACTCTTACAAATGAACTTTGCTGACTATTCTCACCCCGAGGATTTAGCCCAAGAGTACCCCCTACTAGAGCAACTTGAACGAGGCAAAATCCAAACCTATCAACTCGAAAAACGCTATTTTTGCCGTCAAGGTCGTGTGATTTGGGTCTTGGTTTCTGTTTCCTTAGTCCGCAACGATCAACAAGTTCCCCTCTACCATTTAGTCCAAATTCAAAACATTAACGCTCTCAAAACCGCCCAACTGGAACTGACCCGGGCAAAAGAGGCCGCCGAAGCCGCTAACCAAGCGAAAAGTACCTTCCTCGCCAGTATGAGCCATGAACTGCGCACCCCCTTAAACGCCATTTTGGGGTATCCCCAATTGCTCATCAATAGCCCTCATTTATCCCCCCAAGAACGGGAATTTATTCAAATTATTGAGCGCAGTGGGAACTATCTGCTGAGTTTAATTAATCAAGTTTTAGAACTGTCCAAAATTGAAGCCGGAAGTAGCACCCTCAACCTCCAAGCTTGTGATGTCAAAGCTCTCTTAGACGATATTAAGCAAATGCTCAAAATTCAGGCGGAGGCTAAAGGTCTGTTATTACAATTTCACCTAGCCCCGAATCTTCCCGCCTGTGTTAAAACCGATGAAGTCAAATTACGTCAAGTCTTAATTAATCTTTTAGGCAATGCCCTAAAATTTACCCAACAAGGTCAAGTTACCCTCTCGGTGACTGTTACCCATACCACACCCCCCCGCCTCAATTTTGCCGTTACGGATACTGGGCTTGGTATTGCTCCCGACACTCAACAGAAGCTCTTTCAAGCCTTTGTTCAAGGTGATCAAACCCCCGGATTCCAAGAAGGCACTGGCTTAGGGTTAGCGATTAGTCAAAAATTTGTCAAACTCCTTGGGGGTACAATTACCGTCGAAAGTGAACCGGGAAAAGGGAGTTGTTTCCAGTTTGAGATTAACGCCGAATCCTTGACTTGTCCAACTCTGCCCCCGGAATCCTTGTCTCCCCTCACCTCTTTAGCCCCCACAGAAACCACCTATCGGATTCTAGTGGTGGATGATAACCGGGTGAATCGTCAATTATTAGTCGCCATGCTCAAACCCTTGGGATTAGAGGTACAAGAGGCCGAAGATGGTTATGAGGCGATCGCCCTCTGGCAAAGTTGGCAGCCCCATCTGGTGTTTATGGACTTACAAATGCCTAAACTCGATGGCTATGGTGCGATCGCCCAAATGCAAACCCTCCCCCATTCCCCCACCGCCAAAATTATCGCCGTCACAGCCAGTGCCTTTGAAGAAGACAAAACTATGGCACTCCAAGCGGGTTTTCACGCCTTCATCCGCAAACCCTTCCAAAAACAGCAAATCATCAATATGTTGCAACATCAACTCAATCTAGAGTTTCTCCCCCCCACACCCCCCACACCCCCCCCTCCTCCTTTACTCACCCCGATCCTCCTCGCCCAAGTCCCCCGAGATTGGGTTTTAGACCTCAAAGAAGCCCTTTACTCGGGTGATATCAACCTCATGAAGCATCTCACCAACACCCTCCAAGAAGACTATCCCGACACCGCCCAAGCTATCCATCACCTCATCGACGACTTTCAGTTTCAACAACTCCTCGACACCATAGACATCACCCTAGATCCCCCTTAA
- a CDS encoding pentapeptide repeat-containing protein, giving the protein MDANELLHRYIKGERDFRGTELIAANLIGANLTHSNFSNSLLKEASLARAHLERCFLLEANLNGAFLFGANLSFAKLKAGQLIEADLTKADLRGANLANTDLQGAKLSGAILSWVTLYRANMPGVNLCGSNLNGINLRAANLAGANLNWTNLSGARLSGANLKGAQLNGVKLKGAWMNGLTLDNANFSGLDLSEVKLSGCQLTDANLSGSDISEAQLRYIKLERANLKQADLSASNLRGGQLFEANLMRAQLEEADLRNADLRETNLNLANLVGADLSGANLQGAYLWGAMLDGAILRGADLRGASLRDANLLGADLSEALLTGAMMPDGSVHA; this is encoded by the coding sequence ATGGATGCTAATGAATTGCTGCATCGTTACATCAAAGGGGAACGCGATTTTCGCGGCACGGAATTAATTGCTGCTAACTTAATCGGAGCGAACTTAACTCACTCGAATTTTTCTAACTCTTTACTTAAAGAAGCTTCTCTTGCTCGCGCCCATTTAGAACGTTGTTTTTTGTTAGAAGCTAATCTCAACGGAGCATTTTTATTCGGCGCAAATTTGAGTTTTGCCAAACTCAAAGCCGGACAACTCATCGAAGCAGACTTAACCAAAGCAGACCTACGCGGGGCTAACCTTGCCAACACCGATTTACAAGGCGCAAAACTCAGTGGCGCTATTCTCAGTTGGGTGACACTCTATCGCGCTAATATGCCCGGTGTTAACCTCTGTGGATCTAACTTAAATGGCATTAATTTAAGGGCGGCTAACCTCGCCGGGGCAAACTTAAACTGGACAAACTTAAGCGGAGCAAGATTAAGCGGAGCGAACCTGAAAGGAGCGCAATTAAACGGCGTAAAATTAAAAGGCGCTTGGATGAATGGGTTAACGTTAGATAACGCTAACTTTAGCGGATTAGATTTAAGTGAAGTTAAACTCAGTGGTTGTCAATTAACCGATGCCAACTTAAGCGGAAGTGATATCAGTGAAGCTCAATTACGGTACATTAAACTCGAACGAGCTAACCTCAAACAAGCCGACTTAAGCGCCAGTAATTTACGAGGCGGTCAACTCTTTGAAGCTAACTTGATGCGCGCTCAATTAGAAGAAGCTGACTTACGCAATGCGGATTTAAGAGAGACTAACTTAAATTTGGCCAATCTCGTTGGCGCTGATTTAAGCGGAGCTAACCTCCAAGGCGCTTATCTCTGGGGTGCCATGTTAGATGGAGCTATCCTACGGGGTGCGGACTTGCGCGGGGCAAGTTTACGAGATGCTAACCTACTCGGAGCAGACTTATCTGAGGCCCTATTAACCGGAGCCATGATGCCTGATGGCAGTGTTCACGCCTAG
- a CDS encoding DUF2059 domain-containing protein, translated as MGKFQWRLGLGTGLAGILLFANPVVTVAETVSPPPESGLPTMETLETVQESISPEKLALIQQLRQMTQTSRLFQSTLDSLVGQTEQAFGQLMGANPDNELISEEDRAEIQAMMSRITERIVEEIREKVDVEGALAKVETYLYNKYYTEGELRDLIAFYQTPTGQKTVQVMPQMTQDSMRLFNELILPDVFEVLQGVMMEELGGMMEGLEEFEQVEED; from the coding sequence ATGGGTAAATTTCAATGGCGTTTAGGTTTAGGTACAGGTTTAGCCGGAATCTTACTCTTTGCCAATCCCGTTGTCACTGTTGCGGAAACCGTCTCTCCCCCCCCAGAGTCCGGTTTACCGACGATGGAAACCCTAGAAACTGTTCAAGAATCAATCAGCCCGGAAAAACTGGCTCTGATTCAACAATTACGGCAAATGACCCAAACTTCTCGTCTATTTCAATCCACTTTAGATTCTTTAGTGGGTCAAACAGAACAGGCTTTTGGGCAGTTGATGGGGGCTAATCCAGATAATGAATTGATCTCGGAAGAAGACCGAGCAGAAATTCAAGCCATGATGAGCCGTATTACCGAGCGAATTGTAGAAGAAATTCGCGAAAAAGTAGATGTAGAAGGGGCATTAGCTAAAGTCGAAACCTACTTATACAATAAGTATTATACCGAAGGCGAATTGAGGGATCTAATCGCCTTTTATCAAACCCCCACGGGACAAAAAACGGTGCAAGTCATGCCCCAAATGACTCAGGATTCTATGAGGCTATTCAATGAACTCATTTTACCGGATGTGTTTGAGGTTTTACAGGGTGTAATGATGGAGGAGTTGGGGGGCATGATGGAAGGATTAGAGGAATTTGAACAAGTCGAGGAAGATTGA
- a CDS encoding NAD-dependent malic enzyme, giving the protein MVHLTPNPSFSLTISIELPNTPGMLASVTHAIALRGGSIGQINLLQHTRKLSKREFVVDASSTEHAEEIVAAIKEVPHVKVLRVSDRTFDLHRGGKIGMQCRMPLNDQSDLAMAYTPGVGRICKAIAEDPQQVFSLTIKSNTVAIITDGSAVLGLGNLGPEAALPVMEGKAMLFKEFAGIDAFPVCLDTQDPEEIIATVKHIAPVFGGVNLEDISAPRCFEIEKRLREELDIPVFHDDQHGTAIVTLAALFNALRLVKRELEAVKIVINGAGAAGVAIANLLLHSGARSIIMCDSKGILSRQRTDLNPQKQFFAVDQEGTLADAVQGADVFIGVSVPGVLTPEMVKTMNEGAIIFAMANPVPEIQPELVRDEVAVMATGRSDYANQINNVLAFPGIFRGALDCRARKITTNMYVQAASAIASLVSAQELDREFIIPSVFDKRVSSVVSAAVQRAAREDGVARR; this is encoded by the coding sequence ATGGTTCATTTAACCCCGAATCCCAGTTTTAGTTTAACGATTTCTATTGAACTGCCCAACACACCGGGAATGTTAGCCAGTGTCACCCATGCGATCGCCTTACGAGGGGGCAGTATTGGTCAGATTAATCTCCTCCAGCATACGCGCAAATTGTCGAAACGGGAATTTGTGGTGGATGCGTCGAGTACGGAACACGCGGAGGAAATTGTGGCGGCAATTAAGGAAGTTCCTCATGTTAAGGTGTTGCGGGTGTCGGATCGGACCTTTGACCTGCACCGGGGGGGTAAGATTGGGATGCAGTGCCGAATGCCTTTAAATGATCAGTCGGATTTGGCGATGGCCTATACTCCGGGGGTGGGACGGATTTGTAAGGCGATCGCAGAAGATCCCCAACAGGTTTTTTCCTTGACCATTAAAAGTAATACCGTCGCCATTATCACCGATGGCAGCGCGGTATTAGGTTTAGGCAATCTCGGCCCCGAGGCCGCTTTACCCGTCATGGAAGGGAAGGCCATGTTATTTAAGGAGTTTGCCGGGATTGATGCCTTCCCCGTCTGTTTGGATACCCAAGATCCTGAAGAAATCATCGCTACGGTGAAACATATCGCCCCTGTCTTTGGCGGGGTGAATCTAGAAGATATCAGCGCCCCCCGGTGTTTTGAGATTGAAAAACGCTTGCGGGAAGAATTAGACATCCCCGTATTCCACGATGATCAACACGGCACCGCCATTGTTACCCTCGCGGCCTTATTTAATGCTCTCAGACTGGTCAAACGAGAGCTAGAAGCGGTGAAAATCGTCATTAATGGGGCCGGGGCGGCGGGGGTGGCCATTGCTAATCTGCTGCTCCATTCGGGCGCTCGTTCTATTATCATGTGTGACTCTAAAGGGATTCTCTCCCGTCAGCGCACGGATTTAAACCCCCAAAAACAATTCTTTGCGGTGGATCAAGAGGGGACTTTAGCGGATGCCGTGCAGGGGGCAGATGTGTTTATTGGGGTGAGTGTGCCGGGGGTTTTAACTCCGGAAATGGTAAAAACGATGAATGAGGGGGCGATTATCTTTGCTATGGCGAATCCGGTGCCAGAAATCCAGCCGGAATTAGTGCGGGATGAGGTGGCTGTGATGGCAACGGGGCGCAGTGACTACGCGAATCAGATTAACAATGTGTTGGCTTTTCCGGGGATTTTCCGGGGGGCGTTGGACTGTCGGGCGCGGAAAATCACAACGAATATGTATGTTCAAGCGGCCAGTGCGATCGCCTCTTTAGTCTCCGCCCAAGAGTTGGATCGAGAGTTTATCATCCCTTCCGTGTTTGATAAGCGAGTCTCCTCCGTGGTTTCGGCAGCCGTCCAACGGGCAGCCCGCGAGGATGGGGTAGCCCGTCGGTGA
- a CDS encoding phosphodiester glycosidase family protein: MGYFQILKVFAQRLRMRIVFTVLVSLTIPLVLHWVLLGLRPPRRPDRRELFVGVTYERLWRKDPRPMMIHWVRLDLKQPGIQPFVTLGQVKPQKMQFPAQTTRDFVRQYPVQVAINGSFFTPAYTRHPWDYFPQRGDRVYAIGQVIANGVLYSPPHDHWAVFCFIPPHTFEIVPADCPEGTTQAIAGRDILLHQGKASPLTQNTDHNQNYPRSAIAFNPQQHILWLVVVDGRQPFYSEGITLPELTQFLAQLGATEALNLDGGGSSTLVIKEQEQIITLNSPIHTRIPLRQRPVATHLGFSALPLDRETP; the protein is encoded by the coding sequence ATGGGTTATTTTCAAATTCTCAAGGTGTTCGCGCAGCGTCTCAGAATGAGAATCGTCTTCACCGTCTTGGTGAGTCTCACCATTCCCCTTGTCCTGCATTGGGTGTTACTGGGTCTTCGTCCCCCTCGTCGTCCTGATCGGCGGGAACTGTTTGTGGGTGTCACCTATGAACGGTTATGGCGCAAAGATCCTCGACCTATGATGATTCATTGGGTGAGGCTGGATTTAAAGCAACCCGGGATTCAACCGTTTGTAACCTTGGGTCAAGTGAAACCCCAGAAAATGCAGTTTCCCGCCCAAACGACCCGGGATTTTGTTCGCCAGTATCCTGTACAAGTGGCGATTAATGGTAGTTTTTTTACCCCAGCTTATACCCGGCATCCTTGGGATTATTTTCCCCAACGAGGCGATCGCGTTTATGCTATCGGTCAGGTCATTGCCAACGGGGTTTTATATTCTCCCCCCCATGATCACTGGGCGGTATTTTGTTTTATTCCCCCCCATACCTTCGAGATTGTGCCGGCTGACTGTCCCGAAGGCACGACCCAAGCGATCGCCGGACGGGATATTCTACTCCATCAGGGGAAGGCTTCCCCCCTAACGCAGAATACGGATCACAACCAAAATTATCCTCGGAGTGCGATCGCCTTCAATCCCCAACAACACATTCTCTGGTTAGTCGTCGTCGATGGTCGCCAACCCTTTTATAGTGAGGGAATAACCCTCCCCGAATTGACCCAATTTCTCGCCCAACTCGGCGCAACAGAAGCCCTCAATTTAGACGGAGGCGGCTCCAGTACCCTCGTGATTAAAGAGCAAGAGCAAATCATCACCCTCAACTCCCCCATCCACACCCGCATTCCCCTACGTCAGCGCCCCGTTGCCACTCATTTAGGCTTTTCTGCTCTACCCTTAGATAGAGAAACCCCCTAA